In Deltaproteobacteria bacterium, a genomic segment contains:
- a CDS encoding sigma 54-interacting transcriptional regulator, translating into MQKIPPIVRCDANVLLLGETGTGKELCARAIHYLSARLQKPFVSVNCGAIPAKLVDTHSRSLTAMFRDLLGRGLFVPSTSPRRLTVPPTLGRRYVP; encoded by the coding sequence ATACAAAAGATTCCACCGATCGTCCGCTGTGATGCGAACGTCTTGCTCCTGGGAGAGACTGGAACGGGTAAGGAACTGTGCGCCCGAGCGATCCATTATTTGAGTGCGCGGTTGCAGAAACCCTTCGTTTCCGTCAACTGTGGAGCTATTCCCGCCAAGTTAGTAGATACCCACAGCCGTTCTCTCACCGCTATGTTTCGTGATCTCCTTGGGAGGGGGCTTTTCGTCCCTTCTACTTCCCCTCGAAGACTAACTGTCCCGCCTACTCTTGGGCGGCGATACGTGCCTTAA
- a CDS encoding prolipoprotein diacylglyceryl transferase has translation MTNETFVVGLALCCALAVRWACKTLPAEKWQILATIPITKDEEGRWRGVNLTYYGLLTASAASVAITLLFVFLTALGVPPGGIAAIIAAECLLCLPAAKIVARLVERKEATFTVAGAFFVGFGAAPWAIAAVNWAADGVSGFPMPVTETVAALATIYAVGEGFGRLACISFGCCYGKPLSQLPSSVSRIFGRWHFVFSGEMKKIAYASGLEGEPVLPIQAITSGLYLCTGLAATWLFLEAHYVAVLALTITVTQGWRVVSEMFRADYRGEGRLSVYQAMGLLSIPYAWWIPQLFPLVQAPPPSIGLGLQALWNPWVVLLLQSLWLALFVLFGKSMVTSSAISFHLHEDRI, from the coding sequence ATGACAAACGAAACTTTTGTGGTGGGGTTGGCATTGTGCTGCGCGTTGGCAGTCCGATGGGCGTGCAAGACGCTGCCGGCCGAGAAGTGGCAGATCCTTGCCACCATCCCAATCACCAAGGATGAGGAAGGGCGCTGGCGCGGGGTGAATCTGACGTACTACGGCTTGCTGACGGCGAGCGCGGCGAGCGTGGCCATCACGCTCTTATTCGTGTTTCTGACCGCGCTCGGGGTTCCGCCGGGCGGCATCGCGGCGATTATCGCGGCGGAATGTCTGCTCTGTCTTCCGGCGGCTAAAATCGTCGCACGTCTCGTCGAGCGCAAAGAGGCCACCTTCACTGTCGCAGGCGCTTTCTTTGTCGGCTTCGGCGCGGCGCCGTGGGCGATTGCCGCAGTCAATTGGGCTGCGGACGGTGTCAGTGGGTTTCCCATGCCGGTCACGGAAACCGTGGCCGCCCTGGCTACGATCTACGCGGTGGGAGAAGGGTTCGGGCGACTCGCCTGCATCAGTTTCGGCTGCTGCTATGGCAAGCCGCTCTCTCAATTGCCTTCCTCCGTATCGCGGATCTTCGGACGATGGCACTTCGTTTTCTCCGGGGAAATGAAGAAAATCGCCTACGCGAGCGGATTGGAAGGCGAGCCGGTGCTGCCGATTCAGGCCATCACCTCTGGGTTGTACTTATGTACCGGACTGGCGGCGACGTGGTTGTTCCTCGAAGCGCACTATGTTGCCGTCTTGGCGCTTACGATCACGGTCACACAAGGCTGGCGCGTCGTCTCCGAAATGTTTCGCGCGGACTATCGGGGTGAGGGCCGGCTCTCCGTCTATCAAGCGATGGGCTTGCTCTCGATCCCGTACGCGTGGTGGATTCCTCAACTGTTTCCCCTCGTGCAGGCACCGCCGCCGAGCATCGGGCTCGGGCTCCAAGCGCTGTGGAATCCCTGGGTGGTGTTACTGCTGCAGAGTCTCTGGCTCGCCCTCTTTGTCCTATTCGGGAAAAGCATGGTGACCAGTTCCGCAATTTCCTTCCACCTCCATGAGGATCGCATCTAG
- a CDS encoding phosphatidylserine decarboxylase: MRQLVEHQYIDRETGAVCTERLYADWMLNTLYLSAWEKVPALYRLLTSARFSRVLGLFCYDSPLGARLSGNRRFLRSCRVAIEECLDPPDRLDTARKIFERRIRYWKCRPLPDNPRAVVSPADARVLVGSFRDTSSLFLKEKFFGAGELLDSNKPIWVNTFVKGDFAIFRLTPDKYHYNHVPVAGLVCDTYEIPGEYHSCNPGVVEAISSSYAKNKRVVTLLNTDVEGGSGVGFVAMIEIVALMIGDIVQCYSEECYEAPCAAARGRFLKCGQPKSLYRPGSSTTVLLFQPDRVRFADDLVANQHRAGVCSRFSQGLGRSLVETDVKVRSLLAWPVSGSSRPALRPWYAQIARVLPQPIAARGL; the protein is encoded by the coding sequence ATGAGGCAGCTTGTCGAACATCAGTATATCGATCGAGAGACCGGCGCGGTGTGTACCGAGCGCCTGTACGCCGATTGGATGCTCAATACGCTGTATCTTTCGGCCTGGGAAAAAGTGCCGGCTCTTTACCGCTTGCTCACTAGCGCGCGCTTTTCACGTGTCCTGGGTCTCTTTTGCTACGACTCTCCCTTGGGTGCGCGACTGTCCGGCAATCGCCGTTTCTTGCGCTCCTGTCGTGTGGCGATCGAGGAGTGCCTCGATCCACCTGACCGGTTAGACACCGCCAGGAAGATTTTCGAGCGCAGAATCCGTTATTGGAAATGCCGACCTCTTCCCGACAACCCGCGTGCGGTCGTCAGTCCCGCGGACGCACGGGTGCTCGTGGGCTCCTTCCGCGACACCTCCAGCCTGTTTCTCAAGGAAAAGTTCTTCGGTGCTGGAGAACTGCTCGACTCGAACAAGCCCATCTGGGTCAATACGTTCGTCAAAGGCGACTTTGCGATTTTCCGTTTGACTCCCGACAAGTACCACTACAACCACGTTCCCGTGGCAGGGCTCGTTTGCGACACGTACGAGATTCCCGGCGAGTACCATTCCTGTAACCCGGGCGTGGTCGAGGCCATCAGCTCGTCCTACGCTAAAAATAAACGGGTCGTGACTTTGCTCAACACCGATGTCGAGGGCGGCTCCGGCGTCGGGTTCGTCGCCATGATCGAGATTGTGGCGCTTATGATCGGCGACATCGTGCAGTGCTACAGTGAAGAATGCTACGAGGCGCCGTGCGCGGCCGCGCGCGGCAGGTTCCTGAAATGCGGCCAACCGAAAAGCCTCTATCGTCCGGGCAGCAGTACGACCGTGCTGCTGTTCCAGCCGGACCGCGTGCGGTTTGCCGATGACCTGGTGGCGAATCAACACCGGGCGGGGGTGTGCAGCCGCTTCTCGCAGGGACTTGGTCGCTCACTGGTCGAAACCGATGTCAAAGTACGATCACTCCTGGCCTGGCCAGTCTCGGGTTCGAGTCGGCCAGCATTGAGGCCGTGGTATGCACAGATTGCCAGAGTCCTCCCGCAGCCTATTGCGGCGCGGGGGCTTTGA